A DNA window from Desulfomicrobium macestii contains the following coding sequences:
- a CDS encoding acetate uptake transporter produces MKDTSANPAPLGLVGFGLTTILLNIHNAGLYPNNSMILGMGIFVGGIAQIIAGILESKKNNTFGLTAFTAYGSFWLSLVAIWTLPALGLAEKADETAMGFYLAIWGLFTFGMFIGTFRLSRALQVVFGTLVALFWLLAIGDLTHIAAYKVIGGYVGILCGFSAFYTAIAQVLNEVYGRTVLPLGPVARS; encoded by the coding sequence ATCAAGGACACTTCCGCCAATCCTGCTCCGCTGGGACTGGTGGGTTTCGGGCTGACCACAATTTTGCTCAACATCCACAATGCGGGTCTGTATCCCAACAACTCCATGATTTTGGGCATGGGCATTTTCGTGGGCGGCATTGCCCAGATCATCGCCGGTATCCTCGAATCCAAGAAAAACAACACATTCGGCCTGACCGCCTTTACCGCCTACGGTTCCTTCTGGCTCTCGCTCGTGGCCATCTGGACCCTGCCCGCCCTGGGGCTGGCCGAAAAGGCCGATGAAACCGCCATGGGCTTTTATCTGGCCATCTGGGGGCTTTTCACTTTCGGCATGTTCATCGGAACCTTCCGTCTGAGCCGGGCCCTACAGGTCGTCTTCGGCACCCTGGTCGCCCTGTTTTGGCTTTTGGCCATAGGCGACTTGACCCACATCGCGGCGTACAAGGTCATTGGCGGATACGTAGGCATTCTGTGCGGCTTCTCCGCTTTTTACACGGCCATCGCGCAGGTTTTGAACGAGGTTTACGGTCGCACGGTACTTCCGCTGGGGCCTGTCGCGCGTTCTTAG
- the moaC gene encoding cyclic pyranopterin monophosphate synthase MoaC, whose protein sequence is MDERLTHIDEAGNVVMVDVGDKADTRRRAVVRTRVLLNARTFDLLTRNALPKGDVLTTAKVAGIMAAKRTWELIPMCHPILLSKVDVKLTPVPADLAIEIEAEARTTGPTGVEMEALMAAQVAAMTIYDMCKAVQRDILITDCRLTHKSGGKSGEFNAE, encoded by the coding sequence ATGGACGAGAGGTTGACGCATATCGACGAGGCCGGAAACGTGGTCATGGTGGACGTGGGCGACAAGGCGGATACCAGACGCCGGGCGGTGGTGCGGACACGTGTTCTGCTCAACGCACGCACCTTCGACCTTTTGACCAGAAACGCCCTGCCCAAGGGTGACGTGCTGACCACGGCCAAGGTGGCCGGAATCATGGCCGCCAAGCGTACCTGGGAGCTCATTCCCATGTGTCACCCAATTTTGCTTTCCAAGGTCGACGTGAAGCTCACGCCCGTGCCTGCCGATCTGGCCATAGAGATCGAGGCCGAGGCGCGGACCACCGGACCCACGGGCGTGGAAATGGAAGCGCTCATGGCCGCCCAGGTCGCGGCCATGACCATCTACGACATGTGCAAGGCCGTGCAGCGCGACATTCTGATCACGGATTGCAGGCTTACGCACAAGAGCGGTGGAAAAAGCGGCGAGTTCAACGCCGAGTAG
- the dnaJ gene encoding molecular chaperone DnaJ, protein MADKRDYYDVLGVGRDASADEIKSAYRKMALQFHPDRNPDNPEAEDKFKEAAEAYEVLGDASKRAQYDRFGHAGMNGQGFGDHFHSSEDVFSAFGDIFGDFFGFGAAAGGRRRPRAGADLRYNLTVSFRDAAKGTEVDLNIPKKEVCSDCSGSGSAPGHTAETCQHCRGQGQVTQSQGFFRISVPCPVCRGEGKVVTHPCAKCRGQGIVQVNKSLKVRIPGGVDNGSRLRLRGEGEPGDFGGPHGDLYVVIYVEEDKIFTRRGQDLVIVADISIVQAILGAKIEVPTLDEPVTLEIPKGTQSGKILRIKGMGLPHLGSTQKGDLLVEVSVRIPTKVTKKQEELLREFDKLEESRPLNKVKDFFKKAMGD, encoded by the coding sequence ATGGCTGACAAGCGTGATTATTACGATGTGCTCGGTGTAGGCCGCGACGCCTCGGCGGATGAAATCAAGAGTGCCTACCGCAAGATGGCGTTGCAATTCCACCCGGATCGCAACCCCGACAATCCGGAGGCGGAAGACAAGTTCAAGGAAGCCGCGGAAGCCTACGAGGTGCTTGGGGACGCGAGCAAGCGCGCCCAGTACGACCGTTTCGGGCACGCCGGCATGAATGGCCAGGGGTTTGGAGACCATTTCCATTCCTCTGAAGACGTGTTCAGTGCTTTCGGGGATATTTTCGGGGATTTCTTCGGCTTCGGCGCTGCCGCCGGCGGCCGCAGACGTCCCCGTGCCGGGGCTGATCTGCGCTACAACCTGACCGTTTCATTTCGCGACGCGGCCAAGGGTACGGAGGTCGACCTCAACATCCCCAAGAAGGAAGTCTGTTCCGACTGTTCCGGTTCGGGCTCCGCTCCCGGACACACGGCCGAGACCTGCCAGCATTGTCGTGGCCAGGGCCAGGTGACCCAGAGCCAGGGCTTTTTCAGGATTTCCGTACCCTGTCCGGTCTGCCGGGGCGAAGGCAAGGTCGTCACCCATCCCTGCGCCAAATGTCGCGGTCAGGGCATTGTGCAGGTCAACAAGAGCCTCAAGGTGCGCATTCCTGGAGGCGTGGACAACGGCAGCCGCCTGCGTCTGCGCGGCGAGGGCGAGCCGGGTGATTTCGGTGGCCCGCACGGCGATCTGTATGTGGTCATCTATGTCGAGGAAGACAAAATATTCACTCGCCGGGGCCAGGATCTGGTCATCGTGGCCGACATCTCCATCGTGCAGGCCATCCTTGGCGCCAAGATCGAGGTGCCTACCCTTGACGAGCCCGTGACCCTGGAAATTCCCAAGGGTACGCAGTCCGGCAAGATTCTGCGCATCAAGGGCATGGGTTTGCCGCATCTGGGCAGCACCCAGAAAGGAGACCTGCTGGTTGAGGTTTCCGTGCGCATCCCGACCAAGGTGACCAAGAAGCAGGAAGAATTGCTGCGCGAGTTCGACAAACTCGAAGAGAGCCGCCCCCTGAACAAGGTCAAGGATTTCTTCAAGAAAGCCATGGGCGACTGA
- the rpoZ gene encoding DNA-directed RNA polymerase subunit omega produces MARITVEDCLEKVNNRFLIVQMAIKRVKQYHEGYEPLVASKNKEIVTALREIAEGKVLPDVERVEDLSFEADDQDE; encoded by the coding sequence ATGGCCAGAATTACCGTTGAAGATTGCTTGGAGAAGGTCAACAACAGATTTCTGATCGTGCAGATGGCCATTAAGCGGGTCAAGCAATATCATGAAGGATACGAGCCCCTTGTAGCAAGCAAAAACAAGGAGATCGTGACCGCCCTCAGGGAAATTGCCGAAGGAAAGGTTCTGCCCGACGTGGAGCGCGTCGAGGATTTGAGTTTTGAAGCTGACGATCAGGATGAATAA